One segment of Carassius auratus strain Wakin chromosome 2, ASM336829v1, whole genome shotgun sequence DNA contains the following:
- the LOC113111115 gene encoding regulator of G-protein signaling 5-like: protein MLTRGAYWETSGPINMCRSLEHLPNTCLERAKELKARFGSFLLKQELNIMGHSHKTEKLMLEDRQNWSFHELLAHKEGQCAFTMFLSSEYSEENIAFYLACEDYRNTKSSSKLCSKARKIYEEFIASDAPREVNLDHETRTITLKNMEKPTLSCFNLAQSKIYALMEKDCYPRFLKSAVYQELLTQHVG, encoded by the exons ATGTTAACTCGTGGAGCATATTGGGAAACCTCTGGACCTATTAACATGTGTCGATCACTGGAACATCTGCCAAACACCTGTCTGGAAAG GGCAAAGGAGCTCAAGGCTCGGTTTGGAAGCTTTCTGCTGAAGCAAGAGCTTAATATAATGGGCCACTCTCACAAAACTGAAAAACTGATGCTGGAGGACAGACAGAACTGGTCTTTCCATGAACTCCTGGCTCATAAAG AAGGACAGTGCGCCTTCACAATGTTCCTGTCATCGGAGTACAGTGAAGAAAATATAGCTTTCTATTTGGCCTGTGAGGACTACAGGAACACAAAGAGCTCCTCCAAGCTGTGCTCCAAGGCCAGGAAAATCTATGAGGAGTTCATCGCATCTGACGCACCAAGAGAG GTTAATCTTGATCATGAAACTAGAACCATCACCCTAAAGAATATGGAGAAGCCCACATTGTCCTGTTTCAACCTTGCCCAGAGCAAAATTTACGCCCTCATGGAGAAAGACTGCTACCCTCGTTTCCTCAAGTCAGCGGTCTACCAGGAACTCCTCACACAGCATGTGGGTTAA